Within the Gemmatimonadaceae bacterium genome, the region CGAGTATCACGGAGATGGCCACTTCGGCGATCACGAACGCGCGCTGCAATCGAGTTCGGGTAGGACCCACGGTGGCGTTGCGAAGCGCAGCGCCGGCGCGGATGTCCGCCAGGCGCAGCGCCGGGGCAATGCCGAACGCGATCCCGGCGAGCGCGGAGACGCCGAGTGCGAAGACCAGCGCGCGCCCGTCAATGTCGAAGGTCATCCACGCCGGCGTGTTCGGCGCGACCGCGCGTTGGATGAGATCGCGCGCCCAGATGGCGAGCAACGTGCCCAAGCCGCCACCGACGAGCGACAGTATGACGCTCTCAGTGAGCAATTGCCGGACGATGCGGCCACGGCTAGCGCCGATCGCGGCGCGGACGGCGATCTCGCGGGCCCGCGCCGAAGAGCGGGCAAGCTGCAGCGCGGCGACATTGGCGCACGCGATGAGCAAGACGAGAAGCGTCGCGCCGATCACCGCGACGAGGCTGCCTCGCACATCGCCCACGTATTGATCCCGCAACGGCGTCACGGTGGTCGTCATCACCGCGTTGGAGCCCGGCCACTCGCGCTGGAGTCGCGCGGCGATGGCGGCGAGCTCTCGCCGCGAGCCGTCGAGTGTCGCCCCACGCCGCAGCGTGCCAAAAACCTGGAGGTTGCGATTTCCACGCGACGACGGATTAGCGACGCCGTTGCTGAATCCGCTGTAGCCGCCGGTCGCAAGAGGCAACCAGGTCTCGCCGCGCGACGGGTAGCGCCATCGATTGGGAATGACGCCGATGATCGAACGCATGACACCGTTGACCACCACCCGTTGGTCGATCGCGCGCGCCGGATCGCCGAATTCCTGGCGTGCGAATTCATCGGAAACCACCATCACCGGGTCCGCGCCGGGCGTGTCGTCGGCATCGGAAAACACGCGGCCGAGTTCCGCCGTGACGCCCAATGTGGGAAAGAAGCTGGCGGTGACCAGGGCGGCAGAAACGCGGCGTGGCTCGCCGTGCAACATCACAAAGCTCGTCGAGCCCAGCGCGCCCATGTCGTCGAATGAATGCTGCTCCGTGCGCCAGTCGCGGTAGTCGAGGTAGGAGCTCACGCCGGCGGACGACGACGCGCCCACCTGGATCGAGCTGACCGACACCAGGCGGTCGCCGTTCGGGTACGGAAGTGGTCGAAGCAGGAGTGTGTCGGCGACGCTGAACATCGCGGTCGTCGCGCTCACACCCACGGCGATGCACAGCAGCGCAGCGACGACGGGCAAGCGTTGGCGACGGAACACGCGGAGGGCGAAACGCACATCCTGGCCGAGTGACGTGAGCGACGCGCCGCGGCTCATCACGCGTGCCGCGTTCTCGTCGATCGAGATGCACAGGGCGCGCGCTTTCTGTTCGTCGCCGAATCGACGCTCGGCGAGCTGTCGAGCGTCGGTGGGGGACATGCCGCGCGCGACGTATTCGGCGACGCGCATGTCGAGGTGAAAGCGAAGCTCGTCGTCGACGTCGCTTTGGACGTTCGAGCCCCAAAATCGGAGGTATCGCCGCCAGGCCGGTGTGCTCATCGGTCGCTCCTCCCTCTCAATTGGGCTCGGGTGGCGCTTCGAGCGCGGCGAAAACGGCGTGGGCGAAGCGGGTCCACGTTGCCGCTTCGACGCGAAGCTGTGACCGGCCTTTCGGCGTGAGCGTGTAGAATTTTGCCCGGCGGTTGTTCTCCGATGCACCCCATTCGGCGGAGATCCAGCCTCGGGCCTCGAGGCGGTGGAGCGCGGGATAGAGGGAGCCTTCTTCGATCTGAAGCACGTCGCCCGTGGCCTGTTCGATCCAGCGGGCGACCGCGTAGCCGTGCGTCGCCCGCCAACTCACGGCTTTGAGGATGAGGAGGTCGAGCGTCCCGCGCAAAACCTCGACGTTGGCGTCGGACATGGCTTGCCCCATAGGAATCCTAGGTGAAGCGAATGTGCGATCGTTCCCCTAGAAAATCAATGGGGCGGCGGTTGGCCGTGTGGTTGGGAGCCCTTGTCCGCTGGAACCCGCTAAGGATCCGATCGTCAATGGACAGGCGGCCGCACGGTTCGTAAATCCAAGCACAAACTGCGCATAACGCCCACGTGTTAGAAAGATCGGGGGCGCGAGGCACCGGGATGCGCGCGCTTAACGGCGGGTTCCGCACCGTCGTCATCCGTTCAGTGAGTGGTGCTAAGTCGCGCGATGAAAACCGTTTTGCCTGGTTTCGTGTCCAACTGTCCACCTCGTCCCGCGCGCGCCTCGAAGGCGGCTGGACGACGCTCACCGAGTCCGCCGACCCACGTCCGATGATCCCCCTGATCCCTTCGCGCCGCCATGCGCTTCGTGCGCTCCGTTCCCGCCGGTCCGAGCCTCGCGCCGGATTCACGCTGATCGAGATCCTGGTCGTGATCGTCGTGATCGCGATTCTC harbors:
- a CDS encoding PadR family transcriptional regulator translates to MSDANVEVLRGTLDLLILKAVSWRATHGYAVARWIEQATGDVLQIEEGSLYPALHRLEARGWISAEWGASENNRRAKFYTLTPKGRSQLRVEAATWTRFAHAVFAALEAPPEPN
- a CDS encoding ABC transporter permease — protein: MSTPAWRRYLRFWGSNVQSDVDDELRFHLDMRVAEYVARGMSPTDARQLAERRFGDEQKARALCISIDENAARVMSRGASLTSLGQDVRFALRVFRRQRLPVVAALLCIAVGVSATTAMFSVADTLLLRPLPYPNGDRLVSVSSIQVGASSSAGVSSYLDYRDWRTEQHSFDDMGALGSTSFVMLHGEPRRVSAALVTASFFPTLGVTAELGRVFSDADDTPGADPVMVVSDEFARQEFGDPARAIDQRVVVNGVMRSIIGVIPNRWRYPSRGETWLPLATGGYSGFSNGVANPSSRGNRNLQVFGTLRRGATLDGSRRELAAIAARLQREWPGSNAVMTTTVTPLRDQYVGDVRGSLVAVIGATLLVLLIACANVAALQLARSSARAREIAVRAAIGASRGRIVRQLLTESVILSLVGGGLGTLLAIWARDLIQRAVAPNTPAWMTFDIDGRALVFALGVSALAGIAFGIAPALRLADIRAGAALRNATVGPTRTRLQRAFVIAEVAISVILVVSASLALESVWRIQRIPLGIDPNGVATFEVTMQGARFDEPAARARLVADIEQRLRALPGVTGAGAADRMPINGCCSQFPALIQGQTVSKGHEPFVTGTIATAGYFAALHVHVISGRTFNVDDDANAPKVMVVNQTFANTYWPHGDALGHQVNTGIGNATIVGVVQDVKQATIFGAPEPQFFRPYAQDPWTRAVFAVRAHGDLTRVAAAARSVVRSVDPSMPIFNVRTLDAVFDQAALTTRSLSRLLVAFAGIALLLAATGLYGLISFLVERRTRELGLRVALGAEPSRVARMVVIEACALAAIGAVVGIGAATLAARWLAATLYGVTTRESPVYVVAVLILGAAALAASYGPARRAARADPMVALRVD